One window from the genome of Microaerobacter geothermalis encodes:
- the trpE gene encoding anthranilate synthase component I codes for MIVPHFNDLLQLSDKFNVIPMYKMIHADDETPISIYQKIRNNHSFLLESVEGGERWARYSIIGVKPFLRLTGKGYDLQIYNDKDEVTIETGNPVQYLKELLSTMKSPVFSELPPFFGGAVGYFGYDTITYVEKIPKIEHDPLELPDISFLFCDELIVYDHLKQRIFLICHLHVEPNDTEKQLKTKYQHTMGRISKLQDKISKGKSKGYLSMTGMDEINSLHAFKSNMTKNEFEEMVEKAKEYIKSGDIFQVVLSQRFHRKTQVDPFMVYRMLRTINPSPYMYYLQFEKEVLVGTSPEMLIRVENGKVETKPIAGTRPRGKSKEEDNRLKMDLLQDEKEAAEHHMLVDLGRNDVGRISSYGTVTVNQFKEVEYYSHVMHLVSHVTGELRPDITAYDALMSAFPAGTVSGAPKIRAMEIIAELEKEARGPYAGAIGYFGFNGNMDTCITIRTILFVNDQAYVQAGAGIVADSIPEKEYEETCNKAMALIKAIVTAEQCSYSDQEVI; via the coding sequence ATGATCGTTCCTCATTTTAATGATCTCCTGCAGTTGTCAGACAAGTTTAATGTGATTCCCATGTACAAAATGATCCACGCAGATGATGAAACCCCCATTTCCATTTACCAAAAGATCAGAAACAATCATTCTTTTCTGCTAGAAAGTGTGGAAGGAGGCGAAAGATGGGCTCGTTATTCCATTATAGGGGTAAAACCCTTTCTCCGACTAACCGGAAAAGGATATGATCTCCAAATTTATAACGATAAGGACGAAGTAACAATCGAAACAGGAAATCCTGTTCAATATTTGAAGGAACTGCTCTCAACCATGAAGAGTCCAGTTTTTTCTGAATTGCCCCCGTTTTTCGGCGGAGCAGTCGGTTATTTTGGCTATGATACGATCACTTATGTCGAGAAGATACCCAAGATTGAACACGACCCCTTGGAATTACCGGATATCTCCTTCCTGTTTTGTGATGAACTGATTGTGTATGACCATTTGAAACAAAGAATTTTCCTGATCTGTCATCTTCATGTGGAACCAAATGATACGGAAAAACAGTTGAAAACCAAATACCAGCATACGATGGGCCGAATCAGTAAATTGCAAGACAAAATTTCAAAGGGAAAAAGCAAGGGTTACTTATCCATGACGGGAATGGATGAGATCAATTCTTTACATGCTTTCAAATCAAATATGACAAAGAATGAATTCGAAGAGATGGTCGAAAAAGCAAAGGAATATATTAAATCTGGCGATATTTTTCAAGTGGTGTTATCTCAAAGATTCCATAGAAAAACACAGGTTGACCCCTTTATGGTATACCGCATGTTAAGGACAATCAACCCATCTCCGTATATGTATTATTTACAATTTGAAAAAGAGGTTTTGGTTGGAACTTCTCCGGAAATGTTGATCCGGGTGGAAAATGGGAAAGTTGAAACAAAGCCTATAGCTGGTACCCGGCCAAGGGGAAAAAGCAAAGAAGAAGATAACCGTTTAAAGATGGACCTCCTTCAGGACGAAAAGGAAGCGGCGGAACACCATATGCTGGTAGACCTAGGCCGAAATGATGTAGGAAGGATTTCAAGTTACGGAACGGTCACTGTCAACCAATTTAAAGAGGTGGAATACTATTCCCACGTCATGCACCTCGTCTCCCATGTTACAGGGGAGTTAAGGCCCGATATTACTGCTTATGATGCCTTAATGTCCGCTTTTCCCGCCGGAACGGTTTCCGGAGCGCCTAAGATAAGGGCCATGGAAATTATCGCAGAATTGGAAAAAGAAGCGAGGGGCCCGTATGCAGGAGCCATTGGGTACTTTGGTTTTAACGGAAATATGGATACTTGCATCACCATCCGAACTATTTTGTTTGTGAATGATCAAGCCTATGTACAGGCAGGAGCAGGCATTGTTGCGGATTCCATTCCAGAAAAGGAATATGAGGAAACCTGCAATAAGGCCATGGCGTTAATTAAAGCAATTGTAACGGCAGAACAATGTTCATATTCTGATCAGGAGGTTATATAA